TTCTGCAGCACAATGGGCGGCAACAGCCATAACCATAGCCACCATAGCCACCATAGCCACAGCCATAGCCACCATAGCCACAGCCATAGCCATAGCCTAGGCCTCCATAGCCATAGCCCAGGCCTCCATAGTAGCTGCTGTAGTAACACATGGTGTCAGGAGTGCACTGCTCAGAGAAGACCAGTAGTGGGATCCTTGAGTCTGGATTTCCTTGTCTTCCAAGGGCCTTTTATACACCTGGTTGTTTGGCAGGGAAAACCACAGGCATTGCAGATCACACATATTTCCTCTGTGCTTCAGAAAACATCAGCATGCCTTGGTTTACTGGACAATCAAATTGCATAACTGAGATAATTTTGCTCATATGTCAGGATCCGATGGTCAAATCATAAGGTGTTAACAAGAGattctggttttattttcaagactctgtctcattctgtattttgttttcttaatagttGTATTTAATACTGTGTCTCTATGCCAGTTGTTGAAATAGCTCTTTTTATGCCTGCTTGTTTTGTAATACTCCACGGGTGAAAggtctttgtgttttcctttcttttgtttttttaattgtggaGTAATTCTATCTGGAGGAATGTATTCCCCAAGCATTCCTAATTaaaattgatttgtttatttgtaatgTGATGGTAGTAAATATCTACATaaattcattttggttttattctGAATGTATTCCATTCATGCATGTTCTTtcaaatttttgtatgttttctttgtgcTATCGTCAcatagtttttattactatggctctgtggTATAATTTGAAATCAGGCTCTGTGGTAGGTCCAGCATCTTCCTTTCCGGTTTGTATTGTTTTGAATACTAGAGTCATTTTGTGCCTTCATATGACCTTTATGATTGTACTGTCTAGTTCTGTTAAGAATATgcttggaattttgatggagattggaTGAATCTGTCCATTGGTTTAGCCAACAAATTTCATGTAATTAATTCCTGCAATCTATTGACAGAGAATTTCCTTCCATATCCTAGTatcttcttaaaattattttctttaaaaaaatagaaaaatattttcttcacaaaATTGGGTCCAACTGATatttatgttaagcaaaataagacaGATTGAGACAGACAAATGCTGGGCTGATAAGATGCCCAAGTAgttaaaggcacataccacccAAGCctgaatctgagtttgatctaAGTGTCCTAGAAGTTGGAAGAAGAGGAACATTCTCTtattttcctctgacttccaggtTCAGGATAAGCCATAGGCATAGCTCCATGCCAATATATGCAGAAAGATTAAAATGAAtagaattataataaaaatttaaaagccacaGGTTCACAAGCCCTAGGAAAGAATCCAATATGAATTATCCTTTTAAATAGACATATGATCACGATGATTACTAATGACTTATGTCACAACCATAGATCAGTTCATCCCTCAACCCCCATCAGAATAGCTTCTTGCAGTAAATGAAATTAATAGAGACATACTTCCAAATAGCTAATATGCAGATAACAAAGAAAGTGATGCCCTCAATCCTAAATTGTACACTCACATCACACTCCTCTCCACATCTCCAGGATCTCTacagaagagggagcaggaagacacTAAGAATCAGAGGTAGTGAATGATGACAAAGGAAGTGTTTTCAAGACAACGGGGCAGATAGACATTCACACTCACAGTGATTGTGACAATAGGCCTAAGACCCAAGCAAGTTCCAACCATGCAAAATCTCATCTTGGAAGGAGGACAGAGTTGGAACACCAATGACTGAGTAGCCATTAGGAACTGGTAACTTCTGAAAGATCTGTTTTCATGAGATGTTTTTCTGGTAGACTGGCCACATACCAATGCAGACCTCAATTCCAAGACAAGAtgggcaacacaaactggactccaAGGGAGAAATTAGAACAAAAATAGTAATCTCAAAGTTGGTGAAATAAAGATGGCAAGGTAGGAACTCAGGGGGTCACTATCTTTAAAATCCATTGTATGGATTTTTCAATTAATACATTTTTTATATTATACCCCTTCAcactacaaattttaaaagaaagacaaatgctatGTAACTCATGTCATGCACAAAACCTATATCTAAACtggtgtgagtgtgtacacacacacacacacacacacacacacacacacacacacacacacttgcataatAGATCATTCAACTAGAAAGGGCACCAGGAGAAGAGAAAATATCAGAAGGATGGGGATACAAGAGAGTAATGCACTACATGGAACATTAATCAGAGGAGAGGTAGGGAAGACAGTATGGAGTGGGATGAATGAGCAGTAAATAAAATGACCAATGTGTTTGAATTAACAGCATGCAACCCAGGATAGATGTCTTAAGGCCACTTGAGTGTAGCAGCTCACCTGCTAATCTTGCAGATCATTTGAAGCAAGTCAGATTGCCAGACTAACTTGAATGCCAAATTCCTAAACTAATGATTCTCTTCAATATGTAAGGTAGGGAGCAGCTGAGAAAGACAGTAGACCCTAAATTGTAGCCTTTCCATGTGATCACTCATGCAcctatgcacacatatgcacataaatacatgtaaaacacACAAAGAGATGTCACAAACATGagaagaataaaaggaacatagaCAACTTTTCATGTATCCTACTACGAAAGTTCTGAAGAACTGAATCAAATGTATAAAAGAAACTCCacacagaggaaaataaaaaaaaacaagtatagcAGGCagggaacaaataaacaaaattcgTATGAGCTATGCATAGCTAAGCTAAACAGCCAAAAGAACATAAATGAATGTTAAATGAGCCAAGATTTAGagcaggtatttttttttcaa
This genomic stretch from Cricetulus griseus strain 17A/GY chromosome 4, alternate assembly CriGri-PICRH-1.0, whole genome shotgun sequence harbors:
- the LOC100754931 gene encoding keratin-associated protein 20-2-like, encoding MCYYSSYYGGLGYGYGGLGYGYGCGYGGYGCGYGGYGGYGYGCCRPLCCRRYWSYGFF